The following DNA comes from Novosphingobium sp. THN1.
CCCGTAGACGCCTTTGGCAAGCACCCTTGGCATGACCCAGTCGGCAATGCGCACGCCGGCCGCAGGGCTCTGCCAATGGATGATCTGCACTTCGCAGCCTGCCGGCAAACCGTCTGAAAGGAATTGGGTGAGAATCTCGCCGGTGCGCTCGTCCGCCCCGACCATCGGCGCAAGCTCGAGAATGAAGCCCATGCTGGCCGTATTGATGAACAGCCGGGTCTCGGGGTCGTAACTGCGATAGGGCAGCCAGTCCGAGAGCATCGGCACACCGGTTGATTGCGGCGCAACATCAGCCCGCGCCCCTTCGCCGAAGACGAGATCGAGAAAACGATTCCATGCGCTGGTCGACATGGCGATCAATCTTCTCCGGGCGCTGAGAAAGTTGCAGGCGGATTTGCGGCTGAGGGCATCCCGGACGTTGCAGGGCGAGGCGAGGCAGTTTCTGACGTATGTTCCGCCGCAGGCTTCGGTGTAGCCCCTTGAGGCGATGCCGCTGCTTGTGCCTGCGCTTTGGGTTGAATCTGCTTCGCGGTTGCCGAAAGGCGTTCCGCAACTTGGGCCCGGATATCATCGAGCGTGAGAGGGCTGATGGGCGGCGGGGACTGCGGGCTCGCTGGTCCTCCGCTGTTGCCCACCGTCGGCGCCGCAAGCGATTGGTCCGATATGGATGTTTCTGACGGGTCAGGTGTTGGAGTGGCAGGTAAAGCCTCACCCTGGCTCGGGTCCATTCCGGCTAGGGGCGCCAGAGAACCGTCCGTCAGTTCGATCCAGCCACCCCGATCGACAACGGTGTGAACTACGCGGGCTTCATGCAGGTTGCCTGCATCATCGACATAGGCAGGGAAGACGAGGCGCAAGGTCCGGGCATCGCTGTGGAGCAGGTTGTTGCTTACGCGGGCTGGACCTGCAGAACGACCTGACGCCGAACGGCGTCGCGCCGACCGAAACGCCTCTGCCCTCGCCTTAACTTGGCTCAGGCCGACCAGACCTTGGGACTCAGAAGCGGCAGATCGGGCACTTCCGATCAAGGCCAGCGCTTGATCGTCGATCAGCG
Coding sequences within:
- a CDS encoding TraV family lipoprotein codes for the protein MVLLSSAALSSCGVLLGDNVKGSFVCSAPGGTCAPSTLIDDQALALIGSARSAASESQGLVGLSQVKARAEAFRSARRRSASGRSAGPARVSNNLLHSDARTLRLVFPAYVDDAGNLHEARVVHTVVDRGGWIELTDGSLAPLAGMDPSQGEALPATPTPDPSETSISDQSLAAPTVGNSGGPASPQSPPPISPLTLDDIRAQVAERLSATAKQIQPKAQAQAAASPQGATPKPAAEHTSETASPRPATSGMPSAANPPATFSAPGED